The proteins below come from a single Limnobaculum xujianqingii genomic window:
- the ispU gene encoding (2E,6E)-farnesyl-diphosphate-specific ditrans,polycis-undecaprenyl-diphosphate synthase: MSPAKQQVNNPKASVPRHVAIIMDGNGRWAKQLGKMRIFGHQEGAKAVRRAVSFAVNNGIEALTLYAFSSENWNRPPQEVTALMELFIRALDKEVKSLHKHNVRLKIIGDTARFSERLQGRIQRAEAVTEANTGLTLNIAANYGGRWDIIQAVQQIAQQVKSGDIEPDDISEQMVSQYINLCDLAPVDLVIRTGGEHRISNFLLWQIAYAELYFTEVLWPDFDELVFEGALNAFAQRERRFGGTEPASI, from the coding sequence ATGTCGCCCGCTAAGCAGCAAGTGAATAACCCAAAAGCCTCTGTACCCCGTCATGTTGCTATTATTATGGATGGTAACGGACGTTGGGCTAAGCAGTTAGGTAAAATGAGAATCTTTGGTCACCAGGAAGGTGCGAAAGCTGTACGCAGAGCTGTGAGTTTCGCCGTTAATAATGGTATTGAGGCACTAACGCTTTATGCATTCAGTAGCGAGAACTGGAATCGCCCTCCTCAAGAAGTGACTGCCTTAATGGAGCTTTTTATTCGGGCTCTGGATAAAGAGGTAAAGAGCTTACATAAACATAATGTCCGTTTAAAAATTATCGGTGATACCGCGCGTTTTAGTGAACGCTTACAAGGGCGTATTCAGCGTGCTGAAGCAGTAACTGAAGCCAATACCGGACTGACATTAAATATTGCAGCAAATTACGGTGGACGTTGGGATATTATTCAGGCAGTTCAACAAATTGCTCAGCAGGTAAAAAGTGGTGATATCGAGCCTGATGATATCAGCGAACAAATGGTGAGCCAGTATATCAATTTGTGTGATTTGGCTCCGGTAGATTTAGTGATCAGGACCGGCGGTGAGCATCGGATAAGTAACTTCTTGCTGTGGCAGATAGCTTATGCAGAGCTCTATTTTACAGAAGTGCTATGGCCTGATTTTGATGAACTTGTTTTTGAAGGTGCGCTCAATGCATTTGCACAACGCGAACGCCGTTTTGGTGGGACTGAACCCGCGAGCATTTAG